The Planctomycetaceae bacterium genomic interval CAGCCCGAACTGGAAACCGGATTTTTCAATCCCCCCGGTAGACCCCTCCGTGTTCCAGCGATAGGATTCGATTGTTAGCGACGGAGCTTGCTCCGCGCGTTTCACGGTGCCATGGCGGCTGCGAAACGGCTGCCATAGCACCCAGACGCTCCTCATGAATGATACGTTGCAACAATCCCGCCTGAAGTCCTGGCTGCAGTTGGTTCGCCTTCCGAACCTGCTGACGGTTCCGGGCGATCCCTTGGTGGGGTTTCTGCTGGCCAGCGCGGGCGGGGCAGCCCCGCGGGCGGCATCGGGCTGGGCGGGGCTCTTTCAGGGCGTCCTGATCGATCAGCCCTGGGCTCGCGCGGCGTTGATGGTGGCCGCGGCGCTGCTGTTCTACATGCGCGGGCTGATTACCAATGATCTGGCCGACTTTGCCGAGGACAAGCGCGACCGCCCCGATCGCCCGCTGCCCAGCGGGGCTGTCAACGTCCGCTCGGCCGCCCTGGCCGCCAGCGCCCTGGGCCTGGGCGGGATGGTCCTGGCCACGCTTTGCGGCGCCGCCGGATGCGCCATAGGCATCCTGCTGGTGCTGTCGATGGCCTCGTACAACACGTTCGTCAAGCGCCACCCGGTGGCCGGTCCGCTGAACATGGGTCTGTGCCGTTCGCTGAGCCTGCTGCTGGGCGCGGCCGCCGCCGGGTGGGGCATCGGCATGCTGCCGGTGGTGACAGCCGCGGCGGTGCTGGGACTGTACATTGCCACGACGACGGCCATCGCCGCCGGCGAGACGACGCAGCGCGACCTGGGCCACAAGCGCTGGGGTCCGCCGGTGGTGCTGCTGCTGGGCTTTCCGGCGTTGGCGCACTCGACGACGTGGATGTCGACGAGTCTTCAGTTCGCCGCCATGGGCGTGACGGCCATCGCCGCCTTCTACGCCGTCTGGTGGTCGCTGTTGCTGGCGGGCAAGCCCCACCCGGTGATCGTGCAGATGATCGTCGGCAAGCTCATCGCCGGGCTGATGCTCATCCAGGCAGGCATGGCCGTGATGGCCATTACTGACAAAACCTCCTACGCCCCCTGGATCCTCATCGGCGTGCTGCTCGTCGGGCGACTCCTGTCCCCTGCTCTGCGCCGGCGGTTCTACTCCAGTTAAGCATCCCGCCGCTTGCGGCTTAGCAGTCTTCCGCTTTCTTTTCTTCTCTGCGCCCTTGGCGATTTCTGCGGTGAGATGGATAATAGAGAGTTATGTCCGACAAGCTCTTGGTCATCCAGGTTGCCGCTTTGTCTGAAGATGTGGCTCGGCAGTTGCCTGCCCTGCCGCTGACGTGGGCGGCGATGGACTCGGTCCTGCCGGCGGTGACGTGTACGGCCCAGGCGACGTTCCGCACTGCCTCGCTGCCGGCGCAGCACGGAATGATCGCCAACGGGATCTTCCACCGCACGCTACGCCGGGCGATGTTCTGGGAGCAATCCAGCGCCCTGGTCAGCGGGCGGCGCATCTGGGAAAACTTCAGCCTCGCCGGCAAACGCACGGCGATGCTCTTCTGGCAGCAGAGCCTGGGCGAGTGTATCGACGTGGTCCTCTCGCCTGCGCCGATTCACAAACATCACGGGCGCATGATCCAGGATTGCTACAGCCAGCCGCCGTCGCTCTATGGACGCCTGAAGGACAAGCTCGGTCCGTTCAAGCTGCAGGACTACTGGGGCCCGGCGGCCTCGGCCCGCGCGGGCGACTGGATCGCCGCGGCCACCATCGAGGTGCTGCAAGGCGCCGTCGGGGCGATCGATTTGTGCATGACCTACCTGCCGACGCTGGACTACGACCTGCAGCGCTGGGGACCCTCGCACGAACGAAGCGCCAAAGCCGTCGAACTGCTGGGCGTGCAACTGAGGCAACTGCTCGCCGCAGCACAGAGACTGGGCT includes:
- a CDS encoding nucleotide pyrophosphatase/phosphodiesterase family protein; the protein is MSDKLLVIQVAALSEDVARQLPALPLTWAAMDSVLPAVTCTAQATFRTASLPAQHGMIANGIFHRTLRRAMFWEQSSALVSGRRIWENFSLAGKRTAMLFWQQSLGECIDVVLSPAPIHKHHGRMIQDCYSQPPSLYGRLKDKLGPFKLQDYWGPAASARAGDWIAAATIEVLQGAVGAIDLCMTYLPTLDYDLQRWGPSHERSAKAVELLGVQLRQLLAAAQRLGYRVLVFGDYAIAEVTVAAVHPNAALLAAGLMAARNVRGMLYPDLHTSRAFAVVDHEVAHVYVRFPDDITAAAETLGKLPGVAAVLQGPQLEAAGLNHPNSGELVLLAQEGAWFAYPWWTHPREAPDYATHVDIHNKPGFDPCELFLSLWPPGVSTDARKVRGTHGLIGPGRRVAWASTAELGKPSNLVELSQAVERYLK
- a CDS encoding UbiA family prenyltransferase, with protein sequence MNDTLQQSRLKSWLQLVRLPNLLTVPGDPLVGFLLASAGGAAPRAASGWAGLFQGVLIDQPWARAALMVAAALLFYMRGLITNDLADFAEDKRDRPDRPLPSGAVNVRSAALAASALGLGGMVLATLCGAAGCAIGILLVLSMASYNTFVKRHPVAGPLNMGLCRSLSLLLGAAAAGWGIGMLPVVTAAAVLGLYIATTTAIAAGETTQRDLGHKRWGPPVVLLLGFPALAHSTTWMSTSLQFAAMGVTAIAAFYAVWWSLLLAGKPHPVIVQMIVGKLIAGLMLIQAGMAVMAITDKTSYAPWILIGVLLVGRLLSPALRRRFYSS